TGACTCTTTTGGGAGTTGAGTCATTTGTTGTGTGCGAACGTTCTCTGAGAGAGGGTGTGATTGTAGACTGGATGCTTGCTCACGGTTTAATTGAAGACCGTTTGCGCTACCAGAGTACGGTACGCCAACGGAGCGTTCTTAAAACAGCAAAGAAATTCCACGTGAATATAGAGCATGGCGATCGGGTGGCTGTGTTTGCCCTGAGTATATTTGACCAAACTAAAGGAATACTTCACAATTGGGGCGCAGAAGAACGGCAATTACTTTGGGCTGCTGCAATATTACACAATTGCGGTCATTATGTCAGTCACTCCTCACACCACAAGCACTCATATTATCTCATTCGTAATAGTGAATTGCTAGGTTATAACGAAACAGAGATAGAAATTATTGCTAATGTGGCACGCTATCATCGTAAATCCGCACCTAAGAAAAAGCATGATAGTTATGGGAGTTTGACAAGTAAAACTCACAGACAAATTGTTAACCAGTTAAGTGCTATTTTAAGATTGGGAGTGGCTTTAGATAGGCGACAAATTGGAGCTATTACACGATTACAATGTAAATATTTGTCTAAAGAGAAGGAATTCCGTCTCAAAGTTTTTCCAGCACATTTTAATGATGACTGTGCTTTAGAACTGTGGAGTTTGGATTATAAAAAAGGAATCTTTGAAGAGGAATTTGGCGTGAAATTAGTGCCTATTTTGGAAACGTCTACTGTTCCAAGTAGTTGTTAGGAAAATGATGGCATTTCTTTGAACCACAGTAGGGGCGCAACGCCTTGCGCCCCTACAGCTTTTTTTATGAACCGCAGAGGCGCAGAGAACGCAGAGGGAAGAGAGAAGAGATTTTACCGTAGGTTGGGTTGAGGAACGAAACCCAACATTTACAGGCATTTGTTGAGTTTCTCCACGGCGATCCCAACCCACAAAAGTTCTCAGCCCTTGTAGTATTGGGTTAGGGGGATCTCCAAAGCGTGAAATCCCGTAAGTCTTAACGGCGCGATCGCTATTACTGGAGTTTCCTTTTGCTTGCAGTTACCACTAGATGAGTTCTTGAAAGCTACTTTAGCGATCGCTTGTATATTTTAATCTACAGTAAAACCAGTATATTGACGCATGAATTGAGATTTATACGCTAGAACAATGTCTTGTTTGGGAATGCCTAACTCCACTAACTCGTTGGCGATTCCATCTTCCGTACCATCGTATTGAATCCAAATTTTGTCACCTTTGATATCAATATGAATTAAGCATCCATAAACGCGGCGGCGGTTTTCCCAACCCACGCTAATGACTTGATAGTGATCTTGCTCGTTATCAAATGCAGTGTAACGCTCAATGTCACCAAATGATGGTTTGATTTGACTGTAGTCCGTCAAAATTTGCTTAATTGCTTGACGATACTCATTTATTTTATCCATTGTGCGAGCGCCTGTTAAGTTCTTTAATTTACGAAAAAAACATTCAAAGGTTTGTTTGCGCTCTGCCAATATTCCTCTGCAGAACGCAAAATATTAACTGCTATTTGCCACTGTGTAGGTTCAGCCTGAGCGAAGATATCGGGGCGTTCATACAATAAAACATAGCTTTCAGCCGAAAACCATGTTAAATCAGTGATACATTCATCAAATGCATCCCAATTAGCACCAAAGTACGCAGGGAATTGCATTGCTTCAGCAGCTTTTCTTAAAAAAGTTTCTTTACTCGAAATTTCTCTACCATTAAGATAAAAAACTTGAATACCTTGTTCAGCCAGTTCTTCTATAATTTTATCTATAACCTGCTTCCTAGTAGCCATAATTTCTGGCTTGGGTACAGCTGTTTGCATAAAAGATAAATTATATTCACTCATTTAGCTCTCCTTTTGCTTACAGCTACTACTAGATGAGTTCTTGAAAGCTATTGTAGTGATTGCTAGTGTAGTACATTTCTCCACTTTGCCCTACAATCAGACGGCGACCACCTCTGTCTGGTGCTCCTGGTGTCTCTACAGTATACTCTTTATAGTAGCCAAGAGGTTGCGACGGTAGCAAGCCTTCAATATTTTTGAAAACAGTACCATCTTTCCCATGAGGAAATGGTCTACCTTGTGAAATTAGATTGATAGTGATTTGGACTTCAGGAGGCAGTTGACTAATGGCAACCTGTGGTATTCCCGTCATTTAAATATCTTATCTCCTTGTCCGTGATAAATATGAGTAACTAACAAATTACAGCTTTTCCCACTCATCTCTTGAAATTCCAAAAATTAAATAAATTTGTATTTAAGTTTACAGCAAAAGCAGTATATTGACGCATGAATTGAGATTTATACGCCAGAACAATGTCTTGTTTGGGAATGCCTAACTGCACTAGTTCATTGGCGATGCCATCTTCCGTACCGTCGTATTGAATCCAAACTTTGTCACCTTTGATATCAATGTAAATTAAGCATCCATAAACGCGACGGCGATTTTCCCAGCCCACACTAATTACCTGATAGGGATCTTGTTGTTAATCAAATGCAGTGTAGCGCTCAATGCCACCAAATGATGGTTTGATTTGACTGTAGTCCGTCAAAATTTGCTTAATTGCTTGACGATACTCATTTATTTTATCCATTGTGCGATCGCCTCGTTTAAGCGTGAGTAGCTGTTGGACAAGATATGCTTGCTGTTGCAGTTTTGCTGTTAGTTGATAGTTCTAGAACTTTTGTCGCTGCTTTTTATCTTTCTCAAGCTCGTTCTTTTTTCTGTGAATACTACTTTGAACAAATTCTATTTCTAGCTGATTGAGCCAGTCTCCATCTTTAGATTCAAGCAATTTTTCTAAGCGACTGAGACGTGGATCGTTCACCCAAAGATAACCGTTATCTCGATGGTGCTTGTCCCAATCCCTTGCAGCAAATGTCAAACGTTGCTGTAACATCAGGTTTTCGTATTCCTGTCGCTGCCATTTTTCTAACTTGTCCCACTCTCTCACTAGCGCATCATGAACGGGTTCTACATAAGGTTCTCCCCCGATGTCTTTTCCTCTAACAATTAGGCGAACGCGCTCGAAATGGTCGAGGATTTTCTCCACTCGTTGGTTTTCTGCTTCTGTTGGGTACTTAAGTTCCCATAAAGGGACTCTTCGCCGTGCTAACTGTCCATCTTCAATAGCGACCATTCTTAACATGACTCGCCGCAATGTTGCTTGATGGGCTGAGTCAAACTTGTCGCATTCCTCTGTTGCTCGCTGTCTTAACGAACCAATAACTCCACCTAAGGCATCATAATCTTCTTGAGTTAAAGTTCGCCTTTCTTGTGCAACACATTTTATATAAAGTTCGCTGAGTGTAAAAGATAAGAGTGACAGCGTTCCTGGCATTTGTCCAACATCATCAATGAGGCGATCAACAAGAGTTGGTGGCTCAAAGTCTAGCATCTTTTCAATTGCAGGTCTTTCAATGGCTTGACGCAATTCATGAGACTTCATAGCCTTGACTTGAAAGCGTGCTGTATCCCAATAGGATTTTAGCGGAGAATCTGTAAAACGGGATTCAAAGTCAGATCGCAAAGTCAACACTATATAAAGGCGAGGATCTGCCTCTAAAGCTTGTGTCAAAAAATTTAAGAAACTCTCTCGCGTTTTTTGTGTCAAGCACATTGTTAAGAGTTCCTCAAATTGGTCAACAACCAATAAAAACTTTGTGTTAGCCCGAACTTGGTTGTACTGTTCTATCAGGTTAATAAATTGGCTTGGTGCTTCTTTAAGCTTTTCTTTGAGGAAAGAAATTTTCTTTTGTTTCTCGGCTTCAGTTGTATAATTCTCGGCTTCAGTTGTATAAGCATTTCGCAAAACAGCTTCTGCAAGTGCTCCAAAGGGAGACCTTGTGGGTCGAATGGTCGGTAAGATATAAAATTCTTGTTCGTGATGAGTTCGCAAGCAAGGGATAAGCCCTGCTTTTACCAAACTTGACTTGCCAGAACCGGAAACTCCCAAGACAACGGTTAGTTGGTTACGGCGTTCGCTAATATGAGTATACAGTTGATTGATAAGTTCATTTCTACCAAAGAATAGGGAAGAATGTTGTTCTTCATAGCTTTTGAGTCCTCGGTATGGGTTGTTTCCTGGCTTGAGTGCGGGTGCATCTTCTAAGTTCTCCCGATCAAAGTGAGGTAGCAAGAAAATAAATTCACCTTTGTCATGCTTTTGCAGAGGAAATAAACTGGGTGTTTGGTGGGCGTTGCGATCATCAGTGATTTGCTCAACTTTATCCCGCACGTAGGAATAAATTTCCGTTGCAGTGATAATACCATCACCTCTTTTTAAAGTTGTGTCGGCGTGACCTTCTAATGCTTCAAATAATGCACTTGCAAAAGGGGAGTGTTCTTGTGTCAGGTCACTTTCTCTCTTGCCAAAAAAACCCAAGAAATCAAGGGCTTTTTGATCGTAAGCAGCGGAAGTAATGACTTGCCATGCACGAGCACGAATGAAGCGATCGTATCGTTCCTTGTAGACTTTTCGCGCAGGCATGGCGTTACGATAGGAACTTGAACGAAATGCTCCTGTAAAACAACCGTCTAAAATAACCAGCATATGACGGCATGGCAATTCTATGAGAGCATCATGCAAGTCCTGCATGGGTAGGAGAAGGTCTTGTGTTTGGAGGAGAGTTTCAGTTTTTGCATCAGTTGGGATGAGATAGCCTCTGTAAAGACTGTCGTCTTCTAACCCATCTGTAGGTACGATTCCATGTCCGGCAAAGTAAAAGAGTATGCAATCGCTCTCCTTCACTTCAACAGTTGTATTACCGACTGGGAATTTCTTGTTTTTGAAATCGGCAAGCAGAGCGTTTAATTCAGAAAGGG
This genomic interval from Scytonema hofmannii PCC 7110 contains the following:
- a CDS encoding XisI protein; the protein is MDKINEYRQAIKQILTDYSQIKPSFGDIERYTAFDNEQDHYQVISVGWENRRRVYGCLIHIDIKGDKIWIQYDGTEDGIANELVELGIPKQDIVLAYKSQFMRQYTGFTVD
- a CDS encoding barstar family protein, with the translated sequence MSEYNLSFMQTAVPKPEIMATRKQVIDKIIEELAEQGIQVFYLNGREISSKETFLRKAAEAMQFPAYFGANWDAFDECITDLTWFSAESYVLLYERPDIFAQAEPTQWQIAVNILRSAEEYWQSANKPLNVFFVN
- a CDS encoding ribonuclease domain-containing protein, which translates into the protein MTGIPQVAISQLPPEVQITINLISQGRPFPHGKDGTVFKNIEGLLPSQPLGYYKEYTVETPGAPDRGGRRLIVGQSGEMYYTSNHYNSFQELI
- a CDS encoding SAV_2336 N-terminal domain-related protein, which translates into the protein MIDKLITALRTKDLTAKEIAEVIWLAVKMQQAVPKFPSIPLENQVPQSKKEIPQTIPSKSIPSDSLSKPEPSNSKNEPSPSTQKDTSQSAGVYTQHDATPSVSFKVPDALSLPEPLNLARAIRSLLRQVPSNTALTVLDETPTIQKIAEEQIWIPVLKPVLEPWLEVALVVDESESMLIWQHTIVEIQQILENYGVFRDIRTWGLVVEDRTKIKIRPGTGVTRGDRGFRSTKELIDPNGRRLILIVSDCIASFWHNGAILDALKIWSESGLAVILQMLPQHMWQRTALGLQTPVLFSALEVGVFNQKLRVKQVSAWDDTDIDTGIKVPVVTLEVENLYNWAQMITGKGGTWIPGFVFDLQAVVNDDFDNERSSVQLSAQQRVQRFRVTASPIARKLAILLAAAPVICLPVMRIIQAQMLSQSRQIHVAEVFLGGLLKPLSKIERQTKADSVEYDFMPGVREILLESIPSKDSLDVISKVSEYIAYRLGLSLQEFAAVLQNFAPGKDDGVASQVRPFARVTAQVLKRMGGEYARFAEQLEQQLSNESIPKSKRKTKGNYDFERNLAVVIGINEYSNGIPPLTTPVADAEKLANVLQQTYKYQVKILLNSQATLSELNALLADFKNKKFPVGNTTVEVKESDCILFYFAGHGIVPTDGLEDDSLYRGYLIPTDAKTETLLQTQDLLLPMQDLHDALIELPCRHMLVILDGCFTGAFRSSSYRNAMPARKVYKERYDRFIRARAWQVITSAAYDQKALDFLGFFGKRESDLTQEHSPFASALFEALEGHADTTLKRGDGIITATEIYSYVRDKVEQITDDRNAHQTPSLFPLQKHDKGEFIFLLPHFDRENLEDAPALKPGNNPYRGLKSYEEQHSSLFFGRNELINQLYTHISERRNQLTVVLGVSGSGKSSLVKAGLIPCLRTHHEQEFYILPTIRPTRSPFGALAEAVLRNAYTTEAENYTTEAEKQKKISFLKEKLKEAPSQFINLIEQYNQVRANTKFLLVVDQFEELLTMCLTQKTRESFLNFLTQALEADPRLYIVLTLRSDFESRFTDSPLKSYWDTARFQVKAMKSHELRQAIERPAIEKMLDFEPPTLVDRLIDDVGQMPGTLSLLSFTLSELYIKCVAQERRTLTQEDYDALGGVIGSLRQRATEECDKFDSAHQATLRRVMLRMVAIEDGQLARRRVPLWELKYPTEAENQRVEKILDHFERVRLIVRGKDIGGEPYVEPVHDALVREWDKLEKWQRQEYENLMLQQRLTFAARDWDKHHRDNGYLWVNDPRLSRLEKLLESKDGDWLNQLEIEFVQSSIHRKKNELEKDKKQRQKF